The DNA window ATATTTAGCAAGTTCATGATTCAACTGTGCTTCAAGGTGCTAAAACTCGGGAACATCATTGTTATGTAAATTACTGTCAAGGCAAAGGGTtttagcaagaaaaaaacagactatGTAAGCAAAATTATATTCTTTGCTCCACCAAACCTAACTGAAGTGACAGGAAGTGCATCAGATAAAGTTAGCAAGCTGATCTCAGTCTCCTACTGACTGAACAAGACTGGAACCCACAAATTACAAGAAGTACAGGCTGAGCTAATAGCAGAGAACATGGAAGTAGGGACTGAGCTAAAACTCTAGAATCTGATGAATCCACAGTAGTGTTGAAATGTTAGAATGTTTACACAATAGAAGCCTGTGAAATGAACAACAATTAACATCACACGTTaacttaaaaatgtctgcaCATCATTGTCAATATCTGAGCCACTTCCACTTTGAGAAACACTCCACATTTGCACAAATCTAATTATTCTCACCagcattttggttgatgacaCCCTCCTGGGGCTGACAGACACCAGCTTGTtcattttcttgattttctCCAGGTTCAGATGGAGCTGGTAGGAAGTTCAGTGACAGAGGAACGGCGTCTACATGTCTCATTAGATTTCCTTGTGATGTAAAGCCATCATCACAATCAAAAACTGTCTCTCTTCCATGGACTCTCATGTGTCTTTTCAGACTTTCTTGTCGGGAGAATGTTTTGTGACATAAGTCACAACCAAatggtttctctcctgtgtggactctcatgtgttttttcagatCACCCGGCTGTGAAAATCTTTTACTACAAACACTGCAACCATATGGTTTCTCTCCAGTATGGACTCTTGCATGTGTCTTTAGATGTGCATTTCGTTTGAATCTTTGACCACAAACATCACAGCTAAATGGTTTCTCTCCTGTATGGACTATCATGTGTTTCTTTAAATCTCCTGGTTGTAAAAATCGTTTAGTACAAACACCACAACCAAATGGTTTCTCTCCTGTATGGACTCTCGTGTGTGTGTTAAGATGTGCAATTTGGCTAAATCTTTGTCCACAAACATCACAGCCAAATGGTTTCTCTCTTGTGTGGACTCCCATGTGTCTCTTCAGACTTTCCTGTACTGTAAACCTTTTCCCACATACGTCACAGCCAAatggtttctctcctgtgtgtACTCTTAGGTGCCTCTTTAGATCCCCCGTTTGTGAAAATCTCTTATTGCAAACTTCACAACCAAATGGTCTCTCTCCTGTATGGACTCTCATGTGTTTTTTAAGATGTATTCTCTGGTTAAATCTTTTACCGCACATGTCACATCCAAatggtttctctcctgtgtggaCTTTCACATGTCTGTCCAGATCCCCGGATTGTGAAAATCTTTTGCTACAAACATTACAACCAAATGGTTTCTCACCAGCATGGATTCTCATGTGAGTCTTAAAATATACCTTCCACATAAATCTCTTACCACAAATATCACAACCAAatggtttctctcctgtgtgaacTCTCATGTGTCTCTTAATATGGATCTTCTGGTTAAATTTTTTACCACAAATATCACAGCCAAATGGTTTTTCTCCTGTGTGGACTCTTGTGTGTCTCTTCAGATCCGCTGGTTGTGAGAATCTTTTGCTACAAACACCACAACCAAatggtttctctcctgtgtggaCCCTTGTGTGTCTATTAAGATTATACTGATTCCGGAATCTTTTTTCACAGACATTACAACCAAATGGTTTCTCTCCTTTGTGGACTCTCGCCTCTGAATTTTGCTTCACTTCAAAACACTGATTATTAAGTGAGCAGCTGGAAGACTGGAGAATGTGTCTCCGAAGAGAACGTTTGTGGAGAAACTGTTTACCACAGTCAGAGCAGGTAAAAGATTTTTCTCAGTGTCACATTCACTATTTACACCAGATTCAGGTGTCCTCGTCTCCTTCCAATCATTGTCACTGTCGTCAGTCTCAggtccaaaatctgaaaaaggCTCCTGCCAgtcttcatcatcctcctcctcctcctcaacaCCATCCTCATCACTAACTCCCGTCTCAAAAGAATCTACAGGTTTTTCCTCAGTACTTGGCTGTGAATGAGTATCTGGATCAGGGTTCTGGGCTGGTTCAGGTCCTCTACAGTCCTCTCCATCAGTTTCTGCCTTCGTCTGTTTAACTGAGCTGCTGGTTGAAGGTTCTGACTCTCTGTAGTCTTCAGTTTGGCTCCGATGATGCTGTGAGGACTGACGTTTCTGTTCCTCATCACTCTTCACAGGAGCagcagtgaatgaaaacctgGTGATATCAGTCCTCTCCTGCCCATTAAGCTGCTCTTCTCTTTGACTGGTCCAcagttcctcctgttcctcctttaTGTGGAGCAGTTCTGCATCTTGTTGGACCGACAGCAGCTGAACATCTGCAGGGGATGCTGAAACAGACATGCACATTATGGGAAACTGACTTTTTGTATATTCACAAAATGCTCTGTATGATTTGTATGTTGTTTCcgaattataataaaaataagaagaagaagaataaactTGATTTCTACAGCATCCTATCAAAGCTGGAGTTAGAAAGTGctttataaaacattaaaatgcacaaagCATTAGTAGACAGCAATGAAATActaaaagaagacaataaaacatgAGTGCAGACAGAATTTACTGAAAAGGGGCTTCGGAAAACATCTGGATTAGTTGATAATTGCATAATTTACAAGTTATTTCAGAGTGGAGTGGTTGTTTGATGCCGTAGATGTGCTCACCGTGATATTGATGTGGTCACAGTATTTCACATATTGCATTAATTTCACTTGAATAACTTGAAATTTGTAAATTTATCAGGTTAAAATATAAAGATTTCAAGATCTAAACAACACCCATGAACAATGAGCATCTTCACAGCCCAGTTTATCATAAATTTAAATTTACTGAAGGTTGTGTATAACCTGATATTtgatgatattttctgaatcaTTATCAGCTCTGACAGTTTTTGGGCGTTTCTGTCTGCAGACTGCTGGAAAGTGTCCAGCTGGtgcagcttttgttttgtctgctgCTGATCTCCAGACGAGGATCAGATCATCCCAAACATCTCCAGCTAATCTAAATCCAGCTGACCCTCTGACACCTTCTCTGCTCTAGTCTGAACATCTGTTAAATGTCCAGCTTTAGCCTCCTTTAGCCAGCTAGCAGttagcattttaacatttagatCTTCTTACCGGCGGTTTGCTTCAAAACGACGTCCTGCGGCTGATGGAGGCGTTTCATCTGCACtttctcctccaaacacacacttccAGTCGGCTGCTGTGGATCACATTCGTTCATAATGCCCAAACTGCTGCTTCTTGTTAAAAACTAACTGGAGGCTCGCTTGGGGCGAACCGCGCCTGCGCAGAAGCCACCCGATCAATCACAGCCGATCGGCCGGTCATATTGGTGCGAGGTGATCAATAGATGCATCCTCGGAGCTGACAGAAACCGTGAGATCTCTCCGTAATCCTGAAAGATTTACCGACGTGTCGTCTGGGTTTTAAACAGGCACCTGCACAGACACCTTTATTCTCCGTCACCATAGAAACCGCacttaaaagtttattttcctgcttttttaaaataaatacttgACATAATCACTTCTAATCGGATTTcccattatttttatttaattgttcgtattttttttaaattttatttaaggATAGTAGCTTAActatttaattctattttttaaaaataaaacaattttaaataaattatttgttaattttaaataaattactatgatacattttaaatgaaattaaataaaaacaaaagtcatgtatttgtttttagagaaaaatTTTTATCTGTAAATTAGTCAGGTTAATCTTCAGTAATTTATAATCTTGCCCTTCATATTTACATTAGTGAGGTTAAATGTATAATACTGTGAGGTCCTAGCAATATTATTACATTAGTCAGCGTATTTATCATTAATAACACTATATCCTTACTGTATCATAATCAGGTAAAgctgtgttttatatatttttatgtaggGTTTTAATCcctaaattaaaatttaatccTCATGTGGATTACCAATTGCACAGTTCTTACatgattcatatttttctgCCTACTTTCAGTTTTAGTGTATACATTCTGTACATAACTATGCctttatattttataaatatgttTATATAGCCTGTGtgctcatttatttttatatattctgtatgtttaatATGCTGCTTTCCCTCAGGACATAAAGTGCCTCCTACCTacctaaaaacaaaattataatCACACCATAACTGACTGCAATACTTGAAGTTTTTAGGTTAATTCGTAACACCAGCTAGCATCTCTTAAACCATAGAAAGCACTTTGGTGCAatagttgttttttcaaatgttctaAATTTTAAACAACTGTGACTTGACTTAACCCCCACTGATTCATTTATACAGTCAccagccactttattaggtacacctgttcaactGCTTAACACAAATATCTAATCAGCCCATCATATGGCAGCAACTCcatgcatttattcatgtagACATGATCAGGACAacctgctgaagttcaaactgagcatcagaaTGAGGAAGAATGGGGATTGAAGTGACTTTCAACATGACATGGTTGTTGGTCTGAGTGTTTTACAAACTGCTGATTTACTGGGATTTCTACTGAGACAATTCCACGTTTtaaatgaaaactcacacttttattcatgtactaacacgaataaaggtaaaaaaaacaagggttttctaatcatcagtgagcctttcaacaccattagctaacacaatgtagcattagaacacaggagtgatggttgatggaaatgttcctctgtacccctatggagatattccattaaaaatcagccgtttacagctagaacagtcatttaccactttagcaatgtctacactggatgtatcactcatttaatgctatcttcattaaaaaaaaaaaaaaagcttttctttaaataaaaaaaaaaaaaaaggacatttctcggtgaccccaaacttttgaacggtagtgtacatattgCCAGTGTTTCCTGCTTTTGTTCAGAATAAACCATTCACTTAGTTTCTTACTTAATCAAGTAAAgttgaacaaacagaaaaatgatttgGATTAACATTTAATCATGAAATGGTCGTGTTGAGACCACAGAGTGTCCATTCAGACATGGGGAACATGGGAGACAAGAGGGAAACACAGCTAAACCAcagtctttaaaaaacaaaatcagtgcACAGATAATCTTACAAAGATTGCATAATATAAAGTAAGGTTATAAAATTTCCCAGAAATAGTGCAACTTTACCACCACcaggaaaaataaaaggaaacctGCTCCGCTGTCGACGCCAATCTGTCTGAACGCTCCACTCTCCACGGAGCCGGACAacgttttttgtcgtttttttttaaatttaaatgatgTCTTCTGCAGTGGAAGCAGGGGTTGGAGAAATGCAAAAGAAGCAGATGTTTTCTGGATGGCTACATGTCACTGAAACTGACAGGACACACACAAACGTTTGCTTCTGCGAGCAAATGTCCAACATTGCACTTGGGAAAATGAATACAGAAAGAAATGCACATGAATGACGGCGTATGAAGCGACGCTCCAAAGTGAACCCACCGATACTCACCACACAACCGAAAACGGAGCCAGTGTTTTTTACTTTGAGGGAACGAGGCTACCTGtgtgcaaaaagacacaaaaataaagacctCCACAGGGTTTTAgagttttcacatttaaaaggaTGCCCGACAATGCAGTTCTTCAGCACTTTCTGTGTAGTGTTCTGATGTGTGGAGTGCATGTCTTGTCTCTTGAAACGCTTCACGAACCAGGCTGATAAATTATGACATCGTACATaaagaaaactgcaaataaagTGTGTTTCAGATTAGAGGAAGCTACTGCATGAACACGTGAAGGTGACTCAACCCCGACACCTCGTGCATGAATGAAAAAACCCACCGCTAGAAAGTTTCTGCACCGTGCACCCAAGAGGAAATAAATAgaattcattttcaaaatcaagTGTCAGCTTCTGCTCCAAGGCTGGTAAATGACAAGTAGAACATTTTTATCCTGCAGAGGTGGATGCCAAACCTGTGATTCCATTCGATATCATCACATGGATAATGTCGATTGCTGCGCCAGAGTTTGCGTTGGGTTTTTGCGTGTCCCTGTTGCTTTGTCCACCCCTGAACCAGCTGTCACACAGTAAGGCGCTCTCAGGTCGATGAAGGAAATAAAACTCAACCCGACAGGATTTCtcattaaaagttttttttttttttaaattcccttTAAACGAACTTCCGCTTGCCTGAATGTCatgaaaaaattacaatttatcGGTTTGCTGATGGGCGTTGCACCAACAACACACCCCAATACAAATATCTGATTATGCAGAAACACGGAATATTCAcagcacaacaaacaaacacacaccgattAAGCTAGATAGGAGTTAACTAAACACAGCTGCGTGATCAAAAAGTGGCACCAAAGTGAAACTTAGTGACGTCGGGAAAGTCACCAAGTTTACAAACCCCTCCTCTCGCCTGGGGGCCCAACGTacattcaaaatctgttatCAAAAATCCTCGTAAAACCCAGCTGAGAGAGAAAACGGCTCCTGGATGTGGCCTCGAGCTTCGACCTCTTC is part of the Acanthochromis polyacanthus isolate Apoly-LR-REF ecotype Palm Island chromosome 19, KAUST_Apoly_ChrSc, whole genome shotgun sequence genome and encodes:
- the LOC110960019 gene encoding zinc finger protein 271-like isoform X2, translated to MRVHTGEKPFGCDICGKRFMWKVYFKTHMRIHAGEKPFGCNVCSKRFSQSGDLDRHVKVHTGEKPFGCDMCGKRFNQRIHLKKHMRVHTGERPFGCEVCNKRFSQTGDLKRHLRVHTGEKPFGCDVCGKRFTVQESLKRHMGVHTREKPFGCDVCGQRFSQIAHLNTHTRVHTGEKPFGCGVCTKRFLQPGDLKKHMIVHTGEKPFSCDVCGQRFKRNAHLKTHARVHTGEKPYGCSVCSKRFSQPGDLKKHMRVHTGEKPFGCDLCHKTFSRQESLKRHMRVHGRETVFDCDDGFTSQGNLMRHVDAVPLSLNFLPAPSEPGENQENEQAGVCQPQEGVINQNAVLPADVLRVLVIKEEVSHEWNSSLDQQDPELVCIKEEQDELWTSQEEEMLNGQKETYITNFPFTATPVKSKDEEKPHCSQLDQSQTENYRETEPPTSCSAKQMTTGSDGEDCGGPETVRNPVPNSQSQSNTEEKASDALEIEVSDEDGEEEDGDWQEPLSESGPDGENSDNSLKETTVPNSDVNSDVGWDTEKKLFNCSECGKQFLYKGSLKKHSACDSGKTLPAVL
- the LOC127531149 gene encoding cyclin-dependent kinase 11B-like, whose protein sequence is MNECDPQQPTGSVCLEEKVQMKRLHQPQDVVLKQTAASPADVQLLSVQQDAELLHIKEEQEELWTSQREEQLNGQERTDITRFSFTAAPVKSDEEQKRQSSQHHRSQTEDYRESEPSTSSSVKQTKAETDGEDCRGPEPAQNPDPDTHSQPSTEEKPVDSFETGVSDEDGVEEEEEDDEDWQEPFSDFGPETDDSDNDWKETRTPESGVNSECDTEKNLLPALTVVNSFSTNVLFGDTFSSLPAAHLIISVLK